A genome region from Leptospiraceae bacterium includes the following:
- a CDS encoding serine/threonine-protein phosphatase, which translates to MNIRAFGKTDIGIIRENNEDNFLIMNISTGEEGNLENPVSTDNGILLLVADGMGGAVAGETASLIMVTESAKYLHSKKAPDPEVAARDCLLVSHEQCHKMIKLNPGLMGMGTVATVAILKENKVFISQIGDTRLYIYRNKSLLQITDDQNFVSELVRLGIITPEQGMIHPQRNAVTQAIGSIEPVIPVDYSENLEPGDKLLLCSDGLNGMISDLEIQLLLESSDDLEVVINNLIDAAKDSGGHDNITVILAEVTI; encoded by the coding sequence ATGAATATCAGAGCTTTTGGAAAAACGGATATAGGTATTATTCGGGAAAACAATGAAGATAATTTCCTAATTATGAATATTAGTACAGGAGAAGAAGGAAACTTAGAAAACCCTGTCTCCACAGATAATGGAATTTTACTTTTAGTTGCCGATGGAATGGGAGGAGCAGTCGCAGGAGAAACAGCCTCCCTTATTATGGTGACAGAATCAGCAAAATACTTACATTCCAAAAAAGCTCCCGATCCAGAAGTGGCCGCAAGAGATTGCTTATTAGTTTCCCATGAGCAATGCCACAAAATGATAAAACTAAATCCCGGTTTAATGGGTATGGGAACAGTTGCAACAGTAGCCATTTTAAAGGAAAATAAAGTATTTATTTCTCAAATTGGGGATACAAGACTCTATATCTACCGAAACAAATCTTTACTCCAAATCACTGACGACCAAAATTTTGTATCAGAACTAGTTCGATTGGGAATCATCACACCGGAACAAGGAATGATTCATCCGCAAAGAAATGCTGTCACCCAAGCAATAGGATCTATCGAACCAGTCATTCCAGTTGACTATTCAGAAAACCTAGAACCAGGAGATAAGTTATTACTCTGCAGTGACGGTCTCAACGGAATGATTAGTGATTTGGAGATTCAGTTACTTTTGGAAAGTAGCGATGATTTGGAAGTTGTAATCAATAATTTAATTGATGCCGCTAAAGATAGTGGCGGTCATGATAATATTACCGTCATATTAGCAGAGGTCACCATATAA
- a CDS encoding alpha/beta fold hydrolase, translating into MKSYFIDSIDVKLHVLADDAIDGKETILFLHGYPDSSSSWSKQFEYFKDKYRVAAFDLRGIKNSFQQNIPSNFDMQTLMEDLDNVIEFLVGRNGKLHLVGHDWGSVISWCYISDPTNLKKIFTFTAISCPHPKLFYNNVFGKLFSWNFEEMAKSVDQITKSWYILLFQIPTLPELIWTTAGNSIWNAVLKKASVPESDEMFKFDKEKILSTTLGNINLYRDILRNGGAAIPDLPLEKVTLPIKVIIPENDVALSPMIYEGTKTYFVNADLQILQTNHWPHREKPYHVNQILENFLKDFMKNSDIYFHSEWDTGNLSSGDILIQLKKKIADLNPGNILKLKTKESSLKDALFSWSLLTGNQLLKSKESEFYIKRKQK; encoded by the coding sequence ATGAAGTCTTATTTCATTGATTCTATTGATGTAAAACTCCATGTTTTAGCCGATGATGCAATAGACGGAAAAGAAACAATTTTATTTTTACACGGTTATCCTGATTCATCGTCTAGCTGGTCAAAACAATTCGAATATTTTAAAGACAAATACAGAGTTGCCGCATTTGATTTACGTGGAATCAAAAATTCATTCCAACAAAATATTCCTTCCAATTTCGATATGCAAACTCTGATGGAGGACTTAGATAACGTAATAGAATTCCTAGTCGGAAGAAATGGGAAATTACATCTTGTTGGTCACGACTGGGGATCCGTAATATCTTGGTGTTATATATCAGATCCCACCAATCTAAAAAAAATATTTACCTTTACCGCCATTAGCTGTCCGCATCCAAAACTATTTTATAATAATGTATTTGGTAAATTATTCAGTTGGAATTTTGAAGAAATGGCGAAATCTGTCGACCAAATCACAAAGTCTTGGTATATACTTTTATTCCAAATTCCCACTTTGCCGGAACTAATTTGGACTACCGCAGGAAATTCAATTTGGAATGCAGTTTTGAAAAAAGCTAGTGTCCCTGAATCGGATGAAATGTTCAAGTTTGACAAAGAGAAAATCCTATCCACCACACTTGGAAATATTAATTTATACAGGGATATATTAAGAAACGGTGGTGCGGCAATTCCAGATTTACCGCTCGAAAAAGTAACTTTACCTATAAAAGTCATTATACCAGAAAATGATGTAGCTTTATCCCCAATGATATATGAAGGGACAAAAACATACTTTGTTAACGCAGACCTACAAATACTTCAAACCAATCACTGGCCACATCGCGAAAAACCATATCATGTAAATCAAATATTAGAAAATTTTTTAAAAGATTTTATGAAAAATTCAGACATTTACTTTCATTCTGAATGGGATACGGGGAATCTTAGTTCCGGTGATATATTAATTCAGTTAAAGAAAAAAATCGCAGATTTAAATCCAGGGAATATTCTAAAACTCAAAACAAAAGAGTCAAGTTTGAAAGATGCTTTATTTTCTTGGTCACTATTAACAGGAAACCAACTTTTAAAGTCAAAAGAATCAGAATTTTACATTAAACGAAAGCAGAAATAA
- a CDS encoding amidohydrolase, whose protein sequence is MNISEDRKKELVKYRRAIHSRPELKYEEENTAQFVKSHLKKLGLSFQDKIAKTGIVSLIDSGIPGKTVLVRADMDALPIFEENTTDYVSQTPGIMHACGHDGHTAILMGLAEEIKQDIQLIIPRGKVLLVFQPAEEGGSGADKMIEEGILEKYQVDAAFALHVWNHVEIGKVGVVDGTMMASVDEFKITVVGVSGHGAMPQHTVDPIVVSAHIITALQTIVSRSVDPLEPCVVTVGSIHGGNAFNVISESVVMTGTVRTYSKKVYEEVPEKLKKIVNGVAESFGAKVDIEYKRVDKPTINNPAMADIVRNAAYKILGKDSVTEEEVRTMGGEDFSAFLLKVPGCYFFIGSRNYQKGFTNPHHSSKFDFDEDSLGNGLILLKEIIRSYLEKY, encoded by the coding sequence ATGAATATATCAGAGGATAGAAAAAAAGAATTAGTAAAGTATAGAAGAGCTATTCATAGCAGACCTGAGCTTAAGTATGAAGAAGAAAATACGGCTCAATTCGTGAAATCACATTTAAAAAAGTTAGGACTTAGCTTTCAAGATAAAATAGCAAAAACTGGAATTGTGTCTTTGATCGACTCTGGCATACCCGGCAAAACAGTATTAGTCAGAGCTGATATGGATGCTCTTCCAATTTTTGAGGAGAATACTACTGATTATGTTTCGCAAACTCCCGGAATAATGCATGCCTGCGGACACGATGGTCATACTGCAATTTTAATGGGCCTTGCGGAAGAAATTAAACAGGATATTCAATTGATAATACCAAGAGGCAAAGTGTTATTAGTCTTTCAACCTGCCGAAGAAGGGGGAAGTGGGGCTGATAAGATGATCGAAGAAGGTATACTGGAAAAGTATCAAGTTGATGCTGCATTCGCACTTCATGTTTGGAATCATGTGGAGATAGGCAAAGTGGGAGTTGTCGATGGCACTATGATGGCATCTGTTGATGAGTTTAAAATTACTGTAGTGGGAGTTAGTGGACATGGGGCTATGCCACAACATACTGTAGATCCAATAGTAGTTTCTGCTCATATTATCACTGCTCTGCAAACGATTGTATCTAGATCCGTGGATCCTCTCGAACCATGTGTTGTGACTGTAGGAAGTATTCATGGAGGAAATGCATTTAATGTAATTTCCGAATCAGTTGTAATGACAGGAACTGTTCGCACCTATTCTAAAAAAGTTTACGAAGAAGTGCCCGAGAAATTAAAGAAAATTGTAAACGGTGTGGCGGAAAGTTTTGGCGCAAAGGTCGATATTGAATATAAACGTGTAGATAAACCAACTATTAATAATCCTGCTATGGCGGATATCGTTAGAAATGCAGCTTATAAAATTTTAGGAAAAGATTCGGTTACAGAAGAAGAAGTGAGAACGATGGGCGGAGAGGATTTTTCTGCCTTTTTGTTAAAAGTTCCAGGTTGTTATTTTTTTATAGGTTCTCGAAATTACCAAAAAGGATTCACGAATCCTCATCACAGTTCCAAATTTGATTTTGATGAAGATTCTTTAGGAAATGGGCTGATTCTTCTAAAGGAAATAATCCGAAGTTACTTAGAGAAATATTAA
- the queF gene encoding NADPH-dependent 7-cyano-7-deazaguanine reductase QueF gives MKKTISSYEGKQTHIRDLKTPKIETFTNIYKGNDYTIDFTIPEFTAICPKTGLPDFGTIYISYIPNAECIELKSLKEYILFFRNVGIFHENVVNKLFDDIKAAIKPKNLKILGDFSVRGGIKTTVKRES, from the coding sequence ATGAAAAAAACTATTTCTTCCTATGAAGGAAAACAAACTCATATTCGCGATTTAAAAACCCCTAAAATTGAAACATTTACTAATATTTATAAGGGGAATGATTACACAATTGATTTTACGATTCCAGAATTCACCGCAATTTGCCCTAAAACGGGTCTGCCGGATTTCGGAACTATTTATATATCTTATATACCAAATGCAGAATGTATAGAACTGAAGTCTCTCAAGGAATATATTTTATTTTTTCGGAATGTAGGAATTTTTCATGAAAACGTAGTAAATAAATTATTCGATGATATCAAGGCCGCGATTAAACCTAAGAATTTAAAAATCTTAGGAGATTTTAGTGTACGAGGTGGAATTAAAACCACAGTCAAAAGGGAGTCTTAA
- the guaA gene encoding glutamine-hydrolyzing GMP synthase yields the protein MNHSKKLGVVDFGGQYAHLISSRVRRLGAYTEILSNEESLQKYKEYAGLILSGGPNSVYEKDSPQIDKNVLELGIPILGICYGHQLIMKSLGGKVEPSNNREYGPAILEIEDSSSEIINGFTKKEKIWMSHGDEVVVLPSGFKPFGRTDHCRYAGVYNETKKIFGIQFHPEVTHSEKGLLFLNNFISVCGLSNTWGIEQFLEEKLSDIKKEANDNNVFMLISGGVDSTVSYLLLAKALGSERVKGLLIDTGFMRKNEVENLRHKLNDLGVDLLVSDESERFYSALNQKSEPEEKRKIIGQLFIDCKNDVAEKYHLTDSKWLLGQGTIYPDTIESGGTKHSHKIKTHHNRVQAVLDLMEKGRVLEPIRDLYKDEVRELGTMLGLEKNWVIRHPFPGPGLAVRMLSSHEYHEFSNQEELGKVISRFPNLQSKILPVQSVGVQGDQRSYSACVVLSDSLSSWDKYDETSSLITNLVKGVNRVVLLPFVENLSGLEFHFSKIELDRVHSDILREVDDIVWNHLVTNNLVESIWQMPVVLVPVGESIGKFSVVLRPVESQEAMTANFYPMDKSILKELCNKIKKIESISYIFYDITNKPPGTIEWE from the coding sequence ATGAATCATAGTAAAAAATTAGGTGTAGTAGATTTTGGCGGGCAATACGCTCATTTAATTTCCTCCAGAGTTCGAAGATTGGGGGCATATACAGAAATTCTCTCTAACGAAGAAAGTCTGCAAAAGTATAAAGAATATGCAGGTTTAATTCTTTCTGGTGGACCAAACAGTGTTTACGAAAAAGACTCACCACAGATTGACAAAAATGTTTTAGAGTTAGGAATTCCAATTTTAGGAATTTGTTACGGACACCAATTGATCATGAAGTCTCTTGGCGGAAAAGTAGAACCTTCAAATAATAGAGAATACGGTCCTGCCATTTTAGAAATCGAAGACAGTTCCTCTGAAATCATAAATGGATTTACGAAAAAAGAAAAAATTTGGATGAGTCATGGAGATGAAGTCGTAGTTTTACCTTCCGGATTCAAACCATTTGGTCGAACCGATCATTGTCGTTATGCGGGCGTATACAATGAAACAAAAAAAATTTTTGGAATTCAATTTCACCCAGAAGTAACCCATTCCGAAAAAGGATTACTTTTTTTAAATAACTTCATTTCCGTTTGTGGACTTTCCAATACATGGGGAATTGAACAATTTTTAGAAGAAAAACTCTCGGATATAAAAAAAGAGGCTAATGACAATAATGTGTTTATGCTTATATCCGGTGGCGTAGATTCGACAGTTTCTTATTTACTATTAGCAAAAGCACTTGGAAGTGAAAGAGTCAAGGGATTACTAATTGATACTGGTTTTATGCGCAAAAATGAAGTAGAAAACCTTCGCCATAAACTCAATGATCTTGGAGTTGATTTACTTGTATCAGATGAATCAGAAAGATTTTATTCCGCATTAAATCAAAAATCTGAACCAGAAGAGAAAAGAAAAATTATAGGACAACTCTTCATAGACTGCAAAAATGATGTAGCAGAAAAATATCATTTAACCGATTCTAAGTGGCTATTGGGGCAAGGTACTATTTACCCCGATACTATTGAAAGCGGTGGAACAAAACATTCCCATAAAATTAAAACACACCACAATCGTGTACAGGCAGTTCTCGATTTAATGGAGAAAGGAAGAGTATTAGAACCAATCCGAGATTTATATAAGGACGAAGTGAGAGAACTTGGAACAATGTTAGGATTGGAGAAAAACTGGGTTATCCGCCATCCATTTCCAGGACCAGGTCTTGCTGTAAGAATGCTTTCCTCACATGAATACCATGAATTTAGTAACCAAGAAGAACTAGGAAAAGTAATATCTCGTTTTCCAAATTTACAATCTAAAATTCTTCCTGTACAATCAGTAGGAGTCCAAGGAGATCAAAGAAGTTATAGTGCTTGCGTCGTACTCAGTGACTCATTATCAAGCTGGGATAAATATGATGAAACCTCTAGTCTAATTACAAATTTAGTGAAAGGAGTAAATCGAGTTGTATTGCTGCCATTTGTAGAAAATCTATCTGGCTTAGAATTTCATTTTTCTAAGATCGAACTTGATCGCGTTCATTCAGATATTCTCAGAGAAGTAGATGATATTGTATGGAATCATTTAGTGACTAACAATCTAGTCGAATCTATTTGGCAAATGCCTGTTGTCCTCGTTCCCGTGGGAGAAAGTATAGGAAAATTCAGTGTAGTACTTCGTCCTGTGGAATCACAAGAAGCAATGACGGCAAATTTCTATCCAATGGATAAAAGTATTTTGAAGGAATTATGTAATAAAATTAAAAAGATAGAATCAATCTCCTATATTTTTTATGATATTACAAATAAACCTCCAGGAACAATAGAGTGGGAATAA
- a CDS encoding protein kinase — protein MPDTDSTIDHDLEFLKRTLEPQIVEIQRIGQGGMGSIYLGKQVSLNRTVVIKLLNASLALDEKIAENFLKEAQIAANVKHPNIVEMVDYGKAEGRPFFIMEYGEKGSFEKILLEHRKENKKISSLEVCHFMVKILTALDFAHSKELRAHRDIKPHNIILRESGEVFITDFGVALGKKEKRINESESAGSIEYMSPEQIKGSKDIDSRSDVYSMGILFFEMLTCSLPFESFDKEKIIEMHLNAVIPDLTPRFTKKELENIEKEEIPLLELQSIIRKACEKDKSMRYSSCKEMADAINSIVQKIAEENTVSFKSNRRRITVYEFILCTLLALVSYPAIKSYYRANCSNCCAEGNCVDGEGKFRKDENNYYEGTFENGRPNGNGIETAVSKNGEYYRYIGKYKNGKFSENGTLIVFGDDKFKDRISRYSGSFKDGKKDGKGSLYFFKTETYFIGSFKNGEAVGEGIQYNIVTSQLYKGQVLSKKIDESSNAKPEILPNGKGIVILPNGEIIKGNFKNGKQL, from the coding sequence ATGCCAGATACAGATTCAACTATCGATCATGATCTTGAATTTTTGAAACGAACCCTAGAGCCACAAATCGTTGAAATTCAAAGGATTGGGCAAGGTGGAATGGGTTCAATTTATTTAGGTAAACAGGTTTCATTAAATCGAACAGTTGTAATTAAATTATTAAATGCTAGTCTTGCCTTAGATGAAAAAATTGCTGAAAATTTTTTGAAAGAAGCTCAAATTGCGGCTAATGTCAAACACCCTAATATTGTTGAAATGGTAGATTATGGAAAAGCAGAAGGCAGACCATTTTTTATTATGGAGTATGGAGAAAAGGGGTCTTTTGAAAAAATTTTACTTGAGCATAGAAAGGAAAATAAAAAAATTTCTAGTCTGGAAGTTTGCCATTTTATGGTGAAAATACTTACTGCTTTGGATTTTGCTCATTCGAAAGAATTAAGAGCACACAGGGATATTAAACCACATAATATTATTCTTAGAGAATCGGGAGAAGTATTTATTACTGATTTTGGAGTAGCATTAGGAAAAAAAGAAAAAAGAATAAATGAATCTGAAAGTGCAGGTTCTATTGAATATATGAGTCCTGAACAAATTAAAGGTTCAAAAGATATCGACTCTCGATCGGATGTATATTCGATGGGAATTCTTTTTTTTGAAATGCTTACTTGTAGTCTTCCTTTTGAATCTTTTGATAAAGAAAAAATTATTGAAATGCATTTAAATGCGGTTATTCCTGATTTGACTCCTCGATTTACTAAAAAGGAATTAGAAAATATCGAAAAAGAGGAAATCCCTTTACTGGAATTACAAAGTATTATCCGCAAAGCCTGTGAAAAAGACAAATCAATGCGTTATTCTTCCTGCAAAGAAATGGCCGATGCAATCAATTCTATCGTCCAAAAAATTGCAGAAGAAAATACAGTATCATTTAAATCTAATAGAAGACGAATTACAGTTTATGAATTTATTTTATGTACGTTACTCGCTCTAGTAAGTTATCCAGCAATTAAGTCTTATTACAGAGCTAATTGTTCTAATTGTTGTGCAGAAGGAAATTGTGTAGACGGCGAAGGGAAATTCCGAAAGGACGAAAATAATTATTATGAGGGGACATTTGAAAATGGAAGACCAAATGGAAATGGAATCGAAACTGCAGTATCGAAGAATGGAGAATACTATCGATATATAGGCAAATATAAAAATGGAAAATTTTCGGAAAATGGTACATTAATAGTATTTGGGGATGATAAATTTAAAGATAGAATCTCTCGTTATTCGGGAAGTTTCAAAGATGGGAAAAAGGATGGAAAAGGTTCTTTGTATTTTTTTAAAACTGAAACGTATTTTATCGGTTCTTTTAAAAACGGAGAAGCGGTTGGTGAGGGTATTCAATATAATATTGTGACAAGCCAACTTTATAAAGGTCAAGTTCTATCAAAAAAAATAGATGAGTCATCAAATGCCAAACCAGAAATTTTACCTAATGGTAAGGGCATTGTTATTTTACCGAATGGAGAAATTATAAAAGGAAACTTTAAAAATGGGAAACAATTATAA
- a CDS encoding response regulator, which produces MSNYKKTILLVEDDVITAETQSIFLIRNGYSVIHSTTGEKAIEIVNQEHIDLVLMDIDLGDGIDGTITAREILSIKEIPIIFLHLTQKKFF; this is translated from the coding sequence ATGAGTAATTATAAAAAAACAATTCTTCTAGTAGAAGATGATGTTATAACTGCAGAAACACAATCCATTTTTTTAATTAGGAATGGATATAGCGTAATACATTCGACGACGGGTGAAAAAGCAATTGAAATAGTAAACCAAGAGCATATTGATTTAGTATTAATGGATATAGATTTAGGAGATGGAATAGATGGAACGATAACCGCTAGAGAAATTCTGTCTATAAAAGAAATTCCAATCATTTTTTTACATCTCACTCAGAAGAAATTTTTTTAA
- a CDS encoding GAF domain-containing protein, whose translation MAFHLFSLHQKKVNKTFSEKEENLISAIIVNNQGFYDVSLSTLLSEIDLSLTQIPSDLHNVFPESKMNKENKIHSEDIEKIRLAYEEYIKGIKKEYKVEFRQISENNSWKWILSQGTIIEWDKRNNPTRMLVTHTDITERKQSEMIQIARNTVLDELITKKDLKTILTEIIQNIESIHPEMRASIILLTPSGKLETGAAPSLPDFFNFAVNELYAGIGIGSCGSAAAIGELVIVDNIETHPYWQNYLDIAKKANLKACWSMPFKNDSGKVLGTFAAYYYHPRIPSEFEIKLIKEFSQIAGIAVQNNKNETDRIKAENEVKSLLIEKEILLKEVHHRIKNNMASVSSLLSLQSNYIDDPKVVKILEEAQNRILSMMLIYDKLYKSTDYKNISIKEYLSDLTDQIILSFPKNSHLTIEKDIEDFVINSKSLFSVGIILNELITNAYKYAFPENENGTIFIHVKKLLEDKIQLYVRDNGIGLPENFSISNSKGFGLNLINATLSSRS comes from the coding sequence ATGGCTTTTCATTTATTTTCCCTACATCAAAAGAAAGTAAATAAAACCTTTTCCGAAAAGGAAGAAAATTTAATTTCAGCCATCATCGTGAATAATCAAGGATTTTACGACGTTAGTTTATCTACCCTACTTTCAGAAATAGATTTGTCTTTAACACAAATCCCCTCAGATTTGCACAACGTATTTCCAGAATCCAAAATGAATAAAGAAAATAAAATTCATTCCGAGGATATTGAAAAAATTAGATTAGCGTATGAAGAATATATTAAAGGAATCAAAAAAGAATACAAAGTAGAATTCCGGCAAATTTCTGAAAATAATTCTTGGAAGTGGATTTTATCGCAGGGAACAATTATTGAATGGGATAAAAGAAATAATCCTACTCGAATGTTAGTAACACATACAGATATTACAGAAAGAAAACAATCTGAAATGATTCAGATAGCTCGCAATACAGTTTTGGATGAGCTAATTACAAAAAAAGATTTAAAAACAATTTTAACAGAAATTATCCAAAATATCGAGTCCATACATCCCGAAATGCGCGCATCAATTATCCTTTTAACACCAAGCGGTAAATTAGAAACTGGCGCTGCTCCAAGTTTACCAGATTTTTTTAATTTTGCGGTTAATGAATTGTATGCGGGTATAGGTATTGGATCCTGCGGATCAGCCGCCGCAATCGGAGAATTAGTAATTGTTGATAATATTGAAACTCATCCCTATTGGCAGAATTATTTGGATATTGCTAAGAAGGCAAACTTAAAGGCATGTTGGTCTATGCCATTTAAAAATGATTCTGGAAAAGTTCTTGGCACCTTTGCGGCATATTACTATCATCCTAGGATTCCTTCAGAATTCGAAATAAAGTTAATCAAAGAATTTTCTCAAATTGCAGGTATCGCAGTTCAAAATAATAAAAATGAAACGGATAGAATAAAAGCGGAAAATGAAGTGAAGTCTCTTCTTATTGAAAAGGAAATTTTACTAAAAGAAGTACATCATCGTATAAAAAACAATATGGCATCAGTTTCTAGCCTTCTAAGTTTACAAAGCAATTATATCGATGATCCAAAAGTCGTTAAAATATTAGAAGAAGCACAAAATAGAATTTTAAGTATGATGTTAATCTATGATAAACTTTATAAATCTACTGATTATAAAAATATTTCGATTAAAGAATACTTAAGTGATTTAACAGATCAAATTATTCTATCCTTTCCAAAAAATTCTCATCTGACAATCGAAAAGGACATAGAAGACTTTGTCATAAATTCAAAGTCATTATTCTCAGTCGGTATTATTTTAAATGAACTAATTACTAACGCATATAAATATGCATTTCCTGAAAATGAAAATGGAACTATTTTTATCCATGTAAAAAAACTCTTAGAAGATAAAATTCAATTATATGTTAGAGATAATGGAATTGGTCTTCCAGAAAATTTTTCCATTTCAAATTCAAAAGGATTCGGACTTAATCTTATTAATGCTACTTTGTCAAGTCGGAGTTGA
- a CDS encoding IS701 family transposase has product MDFILNEHSDLFSEYINSFDPLWVRKEQKEYFEKTLKGFSSEIKRKNIERISETIIDQDYQNLHHFITTSPWDKKDMNEIRINFMREHSNSYPTKKAILVIDDSGVLKRGNSTEGVGHQYIGQVGKVANGNVFVTSHLVSEFKHMPLDIKEFIPEDKTKTKEEQKFTTKIEIAIFLIEEAIRRGIKFEFVVADAWYGSSPNFTDYLEAKGLKYIVSIKSNRNIFYKFPNDLKSSEHKISELLTLIEPDAFRPLDIKLSDGSNKKIYFVRMDLKVKGLSGKEE; this is encoded by the coding sequence GTGGATTTCATACTTAACGAGCATTCCGATTTATTTAGCGAGTATATAAATTCTTTCGATCCATTATGGGTAAGGAAAGAGCAAAAAGAATATTTTGAGAAGACCTTAAAAGGTTTTAGTTCAGAGATAAAACGGAAAAATATTGAGCGGATTTCCGAAACGATAATAGATCAGGATTATCAAAATCTCCATCATTTCATTACAACTTCTCCTTGGGATAAGAAGGATATGAATGAGATACGTATTAACTTTATGCGAGAGCATAGTAACTCTTATCCGACAAAGAAAGCGATATTAGTCATTGATGATTCTGGTGTTCTTAAAAGAGGCAATTCGACAGAAGGCGTTGGGCATCAATATATTGGTCAAGTTGGAAAAGTGGCTAATGGCAACGTATTCGTAACCTCACATTTAGTGAGTGAGTTCAAGCATATGCCATTAGATATAAAAGAATTTATACCCGAAGATAAAACTAAAACCAAAGAAGAACAAAAATTTACAACAAAGATAGAGATTGCGATTTTTCTAATAGAAGAAGCTATTCGACGAGGAATCAAATTTGAATTCGTTGTTGCAGATGCATGGTATGGTTCTAGCCCTAATTTTACTGACTATTTAGAGGCTAAAGGTTTGAAGTATATTGTATCAATTAAAAGTAATCGAAATATATTTTACAAATTTCCTAATGATTTAAAAAGTAGTGAGCACAAGATAAGTGAGTTACTTACACTCATAGAGCCTGACGCATTTCGCCCCCTTGATATTAAATTATCAGATGGTTCGAACAAGAAAATTTATTTTGTTAGGATGGATTTAAAAGTAAAAGGATTAAGTGGAAAAGAAGAGTGA
- a CDS encoding transposase, translating to MIIETDRIGDWANAEVSYFISNATELRDDTVIRYYHRRNWIEVFYREVKDFLGADEYQVRSMDRILRHWTLCIVTYSMMQWLQHGKAIKEFVKKND from the coding sequence GTGATAATTGAAACTGATAGAATTGGTGATTGGGCAAATGCAGAGGTAAGTTATTTTATTTCCAATGCAACTGAATTGCGCGATGACACTGTTATCCGCTACTATCATAGACGGAATTGGATAGAAGTATTCTATAGAGAAGTAAAAGACTTTCTAGGTGCAGACGAATATCAAGTACGGAGTATGGATAGAATTCTTCGACATTGGACATTATGCATAGTAACCTACAGCATGATGCAATGGCTACAACATGGAAAAGCAATCAAGGAATTCGTAAAAAAAAACGATTGA